Proteins encoded together in one Coffea arabica cultivar ET-39 chromosome 2c, Coffea Arabica ET-39 HiFi, whole genome shotgun sequence window:
- the LOC113724300 gene encoding putative pumilio homolog 8, chloroplastic, with translation MESSTSAMSQTRCRSVNNMTNKENPTNVDEDIATICFGSLCLSRNSNASTDAASSPSPPVPDSSGKLQGTQAVNEARKGLSSNFDNLRAIQEFFPGGTEWPLSGSVPRKNIWACHSLYNREQNPAKNRINGQGNSVTSLSYAHVNYVQDNSYGSLGDQTRFNLFHENSPLYRSPNQFGGSCNMGDNGLNGTGNFRPVTENQFSGNIGSGYNNRMGGYKAISPYFQDQSIWGHGSLVESSLPGFDFFAMAMNRAGSEQLKRILRQGNSWYTQETFKAVFPHIFQLMNDSNGHVIFDTLVDKCESCQLCAIVMKFQWETDLFLDSTFNDIASRSIQRLIKKLKKTGLESIITAMLSRRCLELMTHKTASHVIQHSFTYLGDEANVVLYDHILSYFLLLATDRVGCITVNVCIDSITGPRRAALLKLVADNASCLSNDPSGNYVLQRVLGLKVDPLTQQICYSLRGQYVELAQRKSGSRVVEKCLESSELGLSLVIKEIFNNDKTLSLLARDQFGNYVIQTALRIAKLHARHLYESMVEALKPHYANLMNKPGGRYVSNLIKADLEGQQSAKSDQ, from the coding sequence ATGGAGAGTTCAACTTCTGCAATGTCCCAGACAAGGTGCAGGAGCGTCAATAACATGACCAACAAGGAAAACCCAACCAACGTCGATGAAGATATTGCTACTATTTGTTTTGGCAGTTTGTGTTTAAGCCGCAACAGCAATGCCTCGACTGATGCTGCTTCTTCTCCATCTCCTCCTGTTCCCGATTCTTCAGGAAAACTGCAAGGAACTCAAGCTGTCAACGAGGCAAGAAAAGGGTTGTCttcaaattttgataatttgcGGGCTATTCAGGAATTCTTCCCTGGTGGAACAGAATGGCCATTATCAGGTTCGGTTCCTCGGAAAAATATCTGGGCATGTCATAGTTTGTACAATAGAGAACAGAATCCAGCGAAAAATAGGATCAATGGCCAAGGAAATTCAGTGACTTCTCTGAGTTATGCGCATGTGAATTATGTACAAGATAATTCTTATGGAAGCCTAGGAGATCAAACAAGATTCAATCTTTTCCATGAGAATTCGCCATTGTATCGTTCACCAAATCAGTTTGGTGGCTCATGCAATATGGGAGATAATGGGTTGAATGGTACAGGGAATTTCAGGCCAGTGACGGAGAATCAGTTTTCAGGAAATATAGGTAGTGGGTACAACAATAGGATGGGTGGTTATAAGGCAATTTCCCCTTACTTTCAAGATCAGAGTATCTGgggtcatggtagcctggttgAAAGTTCATTGCCGGGATTCGACTTTTTTGCAATGGCTATGAACAGGGCGGGTTCGGAGCAATTGAAAAGGATTCTTCGACAGGGAAACTCTTGGTATACACAAGAAACATTCAAAGCTGTTTTTCCCCACATTTTTCAACTGATGAACGACTCCAACGGACATGTTATCTTTGACACCCTGGTTGACAAATGTGAAAGTTGTCAGCTATGTGCAATCGTGATGAAGTTTCAGTGGGAAACTGACTTGTTTCTGGATTCAACGTTCAATGATATTGCGTCAAGGTCAATTCAGAGGCTAATCAAGAAGCTCAAAAAGACAGGATTGGAATCCATCATTACAGCAATGCTATCCAGAAGATGCTTGGAACTCATGACTCACAAGACAGCCTCTCATGTCATCCAACATTCTTTCACGTACTTGGGAGATGAAGCTAATGTGGTGTTGTATGACCACATATTATCCTATTTCCTGCTATTAGCCACGGATCGTGTCGGGTGCATAACAGTTAATGTTTGCATCGATAGCATTACTGGTCCGAGAAGAGCAGCTCTTCTCAAGCTGGTGGCAGACAATGCAAGTTGCCTGTCAAATGATCCTTCAGGAAACTATGTTCTGCAGCGTGTTCTCGGACTAAAAGTTGATCCTCTAACACAGCAAATTTGCTATAGTCTTAGAGGCCAATATGTGGAGCTGGCTCAGAGGAAAAGTGGTAGTCGTGTAGTCGAAAAATGCTTGGAATCATCCGAACTTGGGCTCTCTCTTGTgattaaagaaattttcaacaatGACAAAACACTTTCACTGCTGGCTCGAGATCAATTTGGGAACTATGTGATCCAGACAGCTTTAAGAATTGCAAAGCTTCACGCTAGACATCTGTATGAATCCATGGTTGAAGCCCTGAAGCCACACTATGCCAACCTGATGAATAAACCAGGGGGAAGATATGTAAGCAACTTGATCAAAGCTGACCTTGAAGGGCAGCAGAGTGCAAAATCTGACCAGTGA